A genomic region of Luteibacter aegosomatissinici contains the following coding sequences:
- a CDS encoding autotransporter outer membrane beta-barrel domain-containing protein, translated as MTTCDALLRRPMLGGATRLVLAIAIATALSGPWPVARAQTVAVPPYNPIDNDQQVGRTDVPAGGNVTLNGPQQFQPGQTGGQDTTLQQLSDLGRLLSGQQWIGAARLNPGSQNFGITVKDPITGTNRVVSVYNTNNLFALAPVGYTTVVPDIVNVGDNQYIDARVGQVGPGGGTLTVAIGTGANSQAAENSWSMAAKQTNLFYADGTGGVASNITWAGQNRITFNGEVADPTQPRTYGVSFVAHYGGTFNVTTADGTASHTVTNDAQLRDYNNFLIAQIQAGKLDPAQYVTLFSLGYTSTTEQITYGITADSPPDDVAQPIGDRIVMRMVGANAHGTINAGAVLEVVNANGGAVRADSGASFVNNGTLAAQHSSGDGSALVLTGSSSGANAGVINGNFFRNADGGISSGAFGANIVDVQSGSTFSNAAGGIINLALGTTNGAGKSTGIRVGTGATASNDGFVNVGVTGSRSNGSADGVYLNDATASFTNGSSGVIYIGRGPQYAASDNPADVAINQGTITTGINVPTAATVNNLGTITIGTGTQNAAGILVTAPAANVTNAGTINITGRAAAVPRENIGISVVNAGATGPGIRNTGTINVTGVNGTALKAVSTAGTPSLVHSTGTINVAGGADPASGTRNYGVWIEGQGSATATGDIQGAVNLQGDGAIGIHARGRATVNVAAGAAPSFQSGSKQIGFFAFGDNAKINVAGGTALNVSTPQSTLFRLDSGADFDGTGLAVTVSGAQATGVLGSGAGSVLNTRNAVINVTGAGAQGVVAEGGSTATIDAATTMALTGNGAIAGVADGQKHDLTGAATGAASTATSVNSLATLNSSAAGVIGLIARNRAKLANAGALDFSGANTTGLIVETGATAINSGAVTLGGPEATGAILRSAGSLSNTGSIAVANGTGVRIEGAGTVLNPAGTITVNDGHAGVWLTSGASLALGSGDSAITTRGSAHGILVDAGATSLVANGTTITTLGTGNAIENAAETSAITLTGATLHSGAGAGLRTATAIDPASTATFEVDGPGAGYAFRHADGSVTTGDLAIGAGFTIHGNGAGSTGIQALTTGAVSTAASVNILSPSGGSALVAGTASSVSNSGVLSSVSTVAPVVDLANGTRSSLTNSGSILAASASAVAVRGSAGSDVVSLSGGQVRGEVATGEGGDTFAWTGGTLDGGLTMGSTGNHATLGAVDTATTYHLIAGAGGGNTLDLVGTQARGGTFDSDTLDKGINLQGWNTFNLSQGAAFTLTDKLVLAGSDVTIDASSTLYAGDNVHPVISAATPGGANVTNAGTIDLTNGTGSPGNTLTIDGNYTGQAGLLRLVTTMNAGGALAAQGTDRLLVQGDASGETVLDIAPSLLSTGAITDVNRNGYVGADEGISVVQVAGQSSGGAFRLNGGYLAFGPYQYGLYAFQPGSSEASQRVVAGATSGNAFWDYRLANVIVCNGPCPAPTTESPAPTPAPGQAYIAPPPPTGPLAEADARLAVVPQVPTSIVSPSALSFYGYRAIDNLHRRLGEVRNMDDLGEGLGGETFVRYFGGDYHYSTNRAFRDYGYDYDIDMRAVQVGTNIFALDADRSTLRAGVAYTHGTTQLDPKAADGYSHAKLYTNSIAMFVTWQHVNGFYVDVIASGDRHAGDVDTARIKGAARVRGSGWNGSVEAGYPFWFDGGWELEPQLQLIRQHIGLRDQVDVDQVTTHYEPFEQTVGRAGLRFDRTWITSAGSQFTPYARANYIKGWGGISKVDVGAEGFDFSQQFAGGKFGQMVELGLGGTWAWRNKLSVYGEADWQNNIGEAGARGWSLNLGLRWNF; from the coding sequence ATGACAACCTGTGATGCGCTCCTCCGCCGCCCCATGCTGGGCGGTGCCACCCGCCTTGTGCTCGCCATCGCCATCGCCACCGCGCTGTCCGGGCCATGGCCCGTTGCGCGGGCGCAGACAGTGGCCGTGCCACCCTATAACCCTATCGATAACGACCAGCAGGTGGGGCGAACCGACGTGCCTGCCGGTGGCAATGTCACGCTCAATGGTCCACAGCAGTTCCAGCCAGGGCAAACGGGGGGACAGGACACCACCCTGCAACAGTTGAGCGACCTGGGGCGACTTCTCTCCGGGCAGCAGTGGATCGGCGCGGCGCGACTCAATCCGGGCAGCCAGAACTTCGGCATCACGGTGAAAGACCCGATCACCGGGACCAACCGGGTGGTCTCCGTCTACAACACCAACAACCTCTTCGCGCTGGCGCCCGTGGGCTACACCACGGTAGTGCCCGACATCGTGAATGTGGGGGATAACCAGTACATCGATGCGCGTGTCGGCCAGGTGGGGCCGGGCGGTGGAACGTTGACGGTCGCGATCGGCACCGGCGCCAATAGCCAGGCGGCGGAGAACAGCTGGTCCATGGCGGCAAAGCAGACCAACCTGTTCTATGCCGACGGCACCGGAGGCGTCGCCAGCAACATCACGTGGGCTGGGCAAAACCGCATCACGTTCAATGGTGAGGTCGCGGATCCCACGCAACCGCGCACGTATGGCGTCTCGTTCGTCGCGCACTACGGCGGTACGTTCAATGTCACCACCGCCGATGGCACGGCATCGCACACCGTGACCAACGATGCCCAGCTGCGCGACTACAACAATTTCCTCATCGCACAAATCCAGGCGGGCAAGCTGGACCCGGCGCAATACGTCACGCTGTTCTCGCTGGGCTATACCTCGACCACCGAGCAGATCACTTACGGCATCACTGCTGATAGCCCACCAGACGATGTTGCGCAGCCGATTGGCGACCGTATCGTCATGCGCATGGTGGGCGCCAACGCGCATGGCACGATCAACGCTGGCGCGGTGCTGGAAGTGGTGAACGCGAACGGTGGCGCCGTGCGTGCGGATAGCGGGGCATCGTTCGTAAATAACGGAACGCTTGCTGCACAGCACAGCAGCGGTGATGGTTCGGCGCTGGTGCTTACCGGGAGCAGTAGCGGTGCGAACGCCGGTGTTATTAACGGCAACTTCTTCCGTAACGCTGATGGTGGCATCTCCAGTGGCGCCTTCGGTGCAAATATCGTGGATGTCCAGTCCGGAAGTACGTTCAGCAACGCGGCGGGCGGCATCATCAACCTGGCACTCGGCACCACCAATGGTGCTGGTAAGTCGACCGGCATCCGGGTCGGGACGGGCGCCACGGCATCGAACGACGGCTTTGTGAATGTCGGGGTCACCGGTTCTCGTTCCAATGGATCGGCCGACGGTGTCTATCTCAACGACGCGACCGCATCGTTCACCAACGGCAGCTCGGGCGTGATCTATATCGGCCGGGGACCGCAATACGCGGCAAGCGATAACCCTGCGGATGTGGCGATCAACCAGGGCACGATCACCACCGGCATCAATGTGCCTACGGCGGCCACCGTCAACAACCTCGGCACGATCACGATTGGCACGGGCACGCAAAACGCCGCGGGCATTCTTGTCACCGCGCCTGCGGCGAACGTGACCAACGCGGGTACGATCAACATCACGGGGCGTGCCGCCGCCGTGCCCCGTGAAAACATCGGCATATCCGTCGTGAACGCGGGTGCCACCGGCCCAGGTATTCGCAACACCGGCACCATCAATGTCACGGGCGTGAATGGCACGGCATTGAAGGCGGTCTCCACGGCGGGCACCCCCTCGCTTGTGCACTCCACCGGAACGATCAACGTAGCGGGCGGGGCGGACCCTGCCAGCGGCACGCGCAACTATGGCGTATGGATCGAGGGCCAGGGGAGTGCGACCGCCACGGGTGATATCCAGGGTGCGGTGAACCTGCAGGGTGATGGCGCGATCGGCATTCACGCCCGGGGACGGGCCACGGTGAATGTCGCGGCGGGTGCTGCGCCAAGCTTCCAGTCCGGCAGCAAGCAGATCGGCTTCTTCGCGTTTGGTGATAACGCAAAGATCAACGTGGCCGGCGGCACTGCCCTGAATGTATCGACACCTCAGTCGACCTTGTTTCGCCTGGATAGCGGCGCGGATTTCGACGGTACGGGCCTTGCCGTCACCGTATCGGGCGCGCAGGCCACGGGCGTATTGGGCTCAGGGGCCGGCTCGGTCCTCAATACGCGCAACGCGGTGATCAACGTCACCGGCGCGGGCGCCCAGGGTGTGGTGGCCGAGGGCGGCTCTACCGCGACCATCGATGCCGCGACGACCATGGCTTTGACGGGAAACGGCGCCATCGCGGGTGTCGCCGACGGGCAGAAGCATGACCTGACGGGCGCGGCCACCGGCGCCGCTTCGACCGCGACGTCGGTGAATAGCCTCGCCACGTTGAACTCATCGGCGGCAGGCGTCATTGGCCTCATCGCGCGCAACCGCGCGAAGCTGGCCAATGCCGGTGCGCTGGATTTCAGCGGTGCGAACACCACCGGCCTGATCGTCGAGACCGGCGCGACCGCGATTAACAGCGGCGCCGTGACGTTGGGTGGCCCGGAGGCGACGGGTGCCATCCTGCGCTCCGCTGGCTCGCTGTCGAACACCGGCAGCATCGCCGTGGCGAACGGTACCGGGGTGCGGATCGAGGGCGCGGGTACCGTCTTGAATCCGGCCGGCACGATCACGGTGAACGATGGGCACGCGGGTGTGTGGCTAACCTCGGGCGCCAGCCTTGCCCTTGGTAGCGGCGACTCGGCCATTACGACACGCGGCAGCGCGCACGGCATCCTCGTCGATGCCGGTGCGACATCGCTGGTGGCCAACGGCACTACCATCACGACCCTGGGCACAGGCAATGCGATTGAGAACGCGGCCGAAACCAGCGCGATCACGCTGACGGGTGCGACGCTCCACTCCGGAGCCGGCGCCGGCTTGCGCACTGCCACGGCGATCGACCCGGCCTCCACGGCCACGTTCGAGGTGGATGGGCCCGGCGCAGGCTATGCGTTCCGTCATGCCGATGGGTCGGTCACGACGGGTGACCTCGCCATCGGTGCGGGGTTCACCATCCACGGTAACGGGGCGGGCAGCACCGGCATACAGGCGTTGACCACGGGGGCGGTGAGTACGGCGGCCAGCGTGAATATCCTCAGTCCGTCAGGCGGCTCAGCGCTAGTGGCGGGTACGGCGTCATCCGTGTCGAACAGTGGTGTCCTGTCGTCGGTAAGCACGGTGGCGCCTGTGGTCGACCTTGCCAATGGCACGCGTTCGTCGCTTACGAACAGCGGAAGCATCCTCGCGGCATCCGCGAGTGCGGTCGCCGTGCGCGGAAGCGCGGGGAGCGATGTCGTCTCGCTCTCCGGCGGGCAAGTCCGTGGTGAGGTGGCAACAGGCGAGGGCGGCGATACATTCGCCTGGACAGGCGGCACGCTCGATGGCGGCCTGACGATGGGAAGCACGGGTAACCACGCGACCCTGGGCGCCGTGGATACGGCGACTACCTATCACCTCATCGCAGGTGCGGGTGGCGGCAACACGCTGGACCTGGTCGGCACGCAGGCGCGCGGCGGCACGTTTGATAGCGATACGCTGGATAAGGGCATCAACCTGCAGGGGTGGAATACATTCAACCTGAGCCAGGGGGCGGCGTTCACGCTGACCGACAAGCTTGTCCTTGCGGGGAGCGATGTCACCATCGATGCATCGTCAACGCTGTATGCGGGCGATAACGTGCACCCGGTCATTTCCGCCGCGACGCCGGGTGGGGCCAACGTCACCAATGCGGGCACGATCGACCTCACCAACGGGACAGGTTCTCCCGGTAATACGCTCACCATTGATGGCAACTACACCGGGCAGGCCGGGTTATTGCGGCTTGTCACCACGATGAATGCCGGTGGCGCATTGGCCGCGCAAGGTACCGATCGGCTGTTGGTGCAAGGCGATGCGAGCGGCGAGACGGTGCTCGACATCGCGCCATCGTTGCTTAGCACGGGCGCCATCACTGACGTTAACCGTAACGGTTACGTGGGTGCGGATGAGGGGATCTCGGTCGTGCAGGTGGCGGGCCAGTCCTCCGGCGGCGCATTTCGGCTCAATGGTGGCTACCTTGCGTTCGGACCGTACCAGTACGGACTGTATGCGTTCCAGCCGGGATCGAGTGAGGCATCGCAGCGCGTCGTGGCCGGTGCTACCTCGGGTAATGCGTTCTGGGATTACCGGCTCGCAAACGTCATTGTCTGCAACGGGCCGTGCCCGGCACCCACGACCGAATCCCCGGCGCCCACGCCTGCGCCTGGCCAGGCGTACATCGCCCCACCGCCGCCGACGGGCCCGCTCGCGGAGGCCGACGCGCGGCTTGCCGTGGTGCCACAGGTCCCCACGTCCATCGTGTCACCGTCTGCACTCTCGTTCTACGGTTATCGCGCGATCGATAACCTCCACCGTCGACTCGGCGAAGTGCGCAACATGGACGACCTGGGTGAGGGGCTGGGCGGCGAGACGTTCGTCCGCTACTTCGGTGGTGATTACCACTACTCCACCAACCGGGCATTCCGCGATTACGGCTACGATTACGACATCGATATGCGTGCCGTGCAGGTAGGTACGAATATTTTTGCGCTGGATGCCGACCGCTCGACACTGCGCGCTGGCGTGGCCTACACGCATGGTACGACGCAGTTGGACCCAAAGGCGGCGGATGGTTACAGCCATGCCAAGCTCTACACCAACTCCATCGCCATGTTCGTCACCTGGCAGCACGTGAACGGTTTCTACGTCGACGTGATCGCTTCGGGCGATCGCCACGCGGGTGATGTGGATACCGCGCGAATCAAGGGTGCAGCGCGTGTCCGCGGCTCGGGCTGGAATGGGTCGGTGGAGGCTGGCTATCCGTTTTGGTTCGATGGTGGCTGGGAGCTGGAGCCACAGTTGCAGTTGATCCGCCAGCACATTGGCTTGCGCGACCAGGTCGATGTGGATCAGGTAACCACGCACTACGAGCCGTTCGAGCAAACGGTGGGCCGGGCCGGGCTGCGTTTCGACCGCACATGGATTACGTCGGCGGGGAGTCAGTTCACACCTTATGCCCGGGCGAATTACATCAAAGGATGGGGTGGCATATCGAAGGTGGATGTAGGCGCCGAGGGCTTCGACTTTTCCCAGCAGTTCGCCGGCGGCAAGTTTGGCCAGATGGTGGAGTTGGGCCTGGGGGGCACCTGGGCCTGGCGCAACAAGCTATCGGTTTATGGTGAAGCGGATTGGCAGAACAACATCGGCGAGGCCGGTGCGCGTGGCTGGTCGTTGAACCTGGGGCTTCGCTGGAATTTCTAG
- a CDS encoding helicase HerA-like domain-containing protein yields MPGILVGRNDTTAVELDSRYGNRHGMIAGATGTGKSVTLMLLAEGFSRLGVPCFLADAKGDLAGLSQPAAAPSDKLKERLAKLGLTSWAPQANPVVFWDIYGKLGHPVRATVSEMGPTLLSRILELNDTQEGVLEVVFRVADDEGLLLLDLGDLRAMLGFAADHAKDISTRYGLISAQSIAAIQRALLKLEQDGADNFFGEPALELADLMRQDMNGRGVVNVLAADTLILKPRLYSTFLLWLLSELFEQLPEVGDLDVPKMAFFFDEAHLLFDDAPPALRQRVEQVVRLIRSKGVGVYFCSQNPDDVPGEILGQLGNRVQHALRAYTPRDQKAVKAAAETFAKNPKLDVVETIGTLGTGEALASTLGEGGVPSPVQKVLVATPACRIGAITPEERTTVRSRSPVGAKYDTAVNRESAEEMLAARATAKNDDAAPPVKHADKGDDEGNGWGDAVRDAVFGTKRRQGMLETMAKSMVRTAGSRAGQQIVRGILGSIFGGKR; encoded by the coding sequence ATGCCAGGCATCCTCGTTGGCCGCAACGACACCACCGCCGTCGAACTGGACTCCCGCTACGGCAACCGCCACGGCATGATCGCGGGCGCCACCGGCACCGGTAAATCGGTCACCCTCATGCTGCTGGCCGAGGGCTTTTCGCGCCTTGGGGTGCCGTGCTTCCTCGCCGATGCGAAGGGCGACCTGGCCGGCCTTTCCCAACCGGCCGCTGCCCCCTCGGACAAGCTCAAGGAGCGTCTGGCGAAGCTGGGGCTCACCAGTTGGGCCCCGCAGGCCAATCCGGTGGTGTTCTGGGATATCTACGGCAAGCTCGGCCACCCCGTGCGGGCGACCGTGTCGGAAATGGGCCCCACCCTGCTTTCGCGCATCCTCGAACTTAACGACACCCAGGAGGGCGTGCTCGAGGTGGTGTTCCGCGTGGCCGATGACGAAGGCCTGCTGCTGCTCGACCTGGGCGACCTGCGCGCGATGCTTGGCTTCGCCGCGGATCACGCCAAGGATATTTCAACCCGCTACGGCTTGATCAGCGCGCAGAGCATCGCGGCTATCCAGCGTGCGCTGCTGAAGCTCGAGCAGGACGGCGCAGACAACTTTTTTGGTGAGCCCGCGCTGGAGCTGGCCGACCTGATGCGCCAGGACATGAACGGGCGCGGCGTGGTCAACGTGCTGGCCGCCGATACCCTGATCCTCAAGCCGCGCCTGTATTCGACGTTCCTGCTGTGGTTGCTCTCCGAGCTGTTTGAGCAGCTGCCGGAAGTCGGCGATCTCGATGTGCCGAAGATGGCGTTCTTCTTCGACGAGGCGCACCTGTTGTTTGACGATGCGCCGCCAGCGCTGCGCCAGCGTGTGGAGCAAGTCGTCCGCCTGATCCGCTCCAAGGGCGTCGGCGTGTATTTCTGCTCACAGAATCCCGACGACGTGCCGGGGGAGATCCTGGGCCAATTGGGCAACCGCGTACAGCACGCCTTGCGGGCGTATACACCGCGCGACCAGAAGGCAGTGAAGGCGGCCGCCGAGACGTTTGCAAAGAATCCGAAACTGGATGTGGTCGAAACCATCGGCACGCTTGGCACCGGCGAAGCGCTTGCATCCACCCTCGGCGAGGGCGGCGTGCCGTCGCCGGTGCAGAAGGTGCTGGTTGCGACTCCTGCCTGCCGCATCGGCGCCATTACGCCCGAGGAGCGGACCACGGTGCGCTCACGCTCACCGGTGGGTGCAAAGTACGACACCGCCGTGAATCGCGAATCCGCCGAAGAAATGCTCGCGGCCCGCGCCACGGCGAAGAACGATGATGCCGCACCGCCCGTGAAACATGCCGACAAGGGTGACGACGAAGGCAATGGCTGGGGCGACGCCGTGCGCGATGCCGTCTTCGGCACCAAGCGCCGCCAGGGCATGCTGGAGACGATGGCCAAATCGATGGTGCGTACCGCAGGGTCGCGCGCGGGCCAGCAGATCGTTCGCGGCATCCTGGGCAGCATCTTTGGTGGAAAGCGCTAA
- the greB gene encoding transcription elongation factor GreB → MSRWRPPAPSSTAIITRDGFERLKAELDHLWHVVRPEVVKALAAAAAEGDRSENAEYTYRKKQLGEIDRRARYLSKRIPVLKVVEATPSQADAVFFGAIIELENVETGETVRYRIVGPDETDAKQGWISIDSPLARAVLKKRVDDEFEAVLPGGPTRFAVIAVSYL, encoded by the coding sequence ATGAGCCGCTGGCGTCCACCCGCACCGTCCTCGACGGCCATCATCACGCGCGACGGGTTCGAGCGGCTGAAGGCCGAACTGGACCACCTGTGGCACGTCGTGCGGCCCGAGGTCGTGAAGGCCCTTGCCGCCGCGGCCGCCGAGGGCGACCGCTCGGAGAACGCCGAGTACACCTACCGCAAGAAGCAGCTCGGCGAGATTGACCGCCGGGCGCGCTACCTGAGCAAGCGTATTCCGGTGCTGAAGGTCGTCGAAGCCACGCCATCGCAGGCGGATGCGGTCTTTTTCGGCGCCATCATCGAACTGGAGAACGTGGAGACGGGTGAAACGGTGCGCTACCGGATCGTGGGGCCCGACGAAACCGATGCGAAGCAAGGCTGGATCAGCATCGATTCACCGCTGGCACGCGCCGTACTCAAGAAGCGCGTGGATGACGAGTTCGAAGCGGTGTTGCCGGGCGGCCCCACCAGGTTTGCCGTCATCGCAGTCAGCTATCTGTAA
- a CDS encoding lytic transglycosylase: MALHARYALLLLPLAVLAGCASGAAPKAGKATPEVNALYDRMNQASKGYEAAIDQARRGDTDQAARTRKQALDQLKDASARCGLTPGCDPQRFAAVFDRLLRLKDGSFIEGEDSDDTEQSAEVGAQPGDASGSVVLNALPEAQRSVTLLKGQKFSDMMVMNGPVKAALEMWLTQLRPNLMDAYVNYQMMRYKMWPAYQKADLPEALLFGIMAKESGGKVHAVSRSGASGPLQFMYATGLRFGLSSDGGFDQRFDPQLAAQANAEYINEQLGAFNNNLEMTLAAYNGGEGRMRRIAAGSPGAGFYDPSIYGQMSAETRDYVPMVLAAAWLFLHADSYHLKWPKLDGAPGQITLTRSASLTELTVCLGSSDDMPEGWFRTLRNLNPRLDPQMSQPAGTRLEVPKQLEKAYMASCTDGPWPILASDLHNAVKILAPPPPAATSAALASGGANGPNGPGPQYQYGSGSSSSSKSARGSKSYTVRKGDTLVSIARGSSCADVEDIAKMNGLKTHSLRVGQSLKVPVCR; encoded by the coding sequence ATGGCGCTTCACGCTCGTTACGCCCTTCTCCTGCTGCCCCTGGCGGTCCTCGCGGGCTGTGCTTCGGGCGCCGCGCCCAAGGCCGGCAAGGCGACGCCGGAAGTGAATGCGTTGTACGACCGGATGAACCAGGCAAGCAAGGGGTACGAGGCGGCGATCGACCAGGCCCGCCGCGGCGATACCGACCAGGCGGCGCGCACGCGCAAGCAGGCCCTGGACCAGCTCAAGGATGCGTCGGCCCGCTGTGGCCTCACGCCGGGCTGCGATCCCCAGCGCTTTGCCGCGGTGTTCGACCGCCTGCTGCGCCTGAAGGACGGTAGCTTCATCGAAGGCGAGGATTCTGACGACACCGAGCAGAGCGCCGAGGTTGGTGCCCAGCCGGGTGATGCCTCAGGTTCGGTGGTGCTCAACGCGCTCCCCGAAGCCCAGCGCAGCGTCACGCTGCTGAAGGGGCAAAAGTTCTCCGACATGATGGTGATGAACGGCCCCGTGAAGGCCGCGCTGGAGATGTGGCTGACCCAGCTGCGTCCGAACCTCATGGATGCCTACGTCAATTACCAGATGATGCGCTACAAGATGTGGCCCGCGTACCAGAAGGCCGATCTGCCCGAAGCGCTTTTGTTCGGCATCATGGCCAAGGAATCGGGCGGCAAGGTGCACGCCGTGTCGCGCTCCGGTGCATCGGGGCCCTTGCAGTTCATGTATGCCACCGGCTTGCGTTTTGGCCTGTCCAGCGATGGCGGCTTCGACCAGCGCTTTGATCCGCAGCTCGCCGCGCAGGCCAATGCCGAGTACATCAATGAGCAGCTCGGTGCATTCAACAACAACCTCGAAATGACCCTGGCCGCCTATAACGGTGGTGAAGGGCGCATGCGTCGCATCGCGGCCGGCAGCCCGGGGGCAGGCTTCTACGACCCCTCGATCTACGGGCAGATGTCGGCGGAGACGCGGGATTACGTGCCCATGGTGCTGGCGGCTGCCTGGCTGTTCCTGCACGCGGATAGCTATCACCTGAAATGGCCGAAGCTGGATGGTGCGCCGGGACAGATCACGCTTACCCGGTCTGCGTCGCTTACCGAGCTGACCGTATGCCTCGGGTCCTCCGACGACATGCCCGAAGGCTGGTTCCGCACATTGCGTAACCTAAACCCGCGGCTGGATCCGCAGATGAGCCAGCCGGCGGGTACCCGCCTGGAGGTGCCCAAGCAGCTGGAGAAGGCCTACATGGCCAGTTGCACGGATGGCCCGTGGCCCATCCTGGCCAGCGACCTGCACAACGCCGTGAAGATCCTGGCGCCGCCCCCGCCTGCAGCGACCTCGGCTGCGCTTGCCTCGGGCGGCGCGAACGGGCCGAACGGCCCGGGCCCGCAGTACCAGTACGGCAGCGGTTCGTCGTCATCGTCGAAGAGCGCACGGGGTTCGAAAAGCTATACCGTCCGCAAGGGCGATACGCTCGTCAGCATCGCGCGTGGCAGCAGCTGTGCCGACGTGGAGGACATTGCGAAGATGAATGGGCTCAAGACCCATTCGCTCAGGGTGGGGCAATCGCTGAAGGTACCTGTCTGCCGCTAG
- the asd gene encoding archaetidylserine decarboxylase (Phosphatidylserine decarboxylase is synthesized as a single chain precursor. Generation of the pyruvoyl active site from a Ser is coupled to cleavage of a Gly-Ser bond between the larger (beta) and smaller (alpha chains). It is an integral membrane protein.), with amino-acid sequence MKPSVLLQYILPHRFLSRIVYQATRWEWAPWKNFLIETIVRNYNVDMSQAAQPDPLAYPHFNAFFTRKLKPGARTADPDRQAILCPADGRISQLGRIRDGRIFQAKGQEYTAAELLGDEAAAAPFRNGSFATIYLSPRDYHRVHMPLEGELTGTTHVPGRIFSVAPFAVEAIPRLFARNERLVCSFQGEHGPFVSVMVGAILVSSVATVWDGLAIPPYASDIIRTDCRTRGVKLERFAEMARFNMGSTVILLLPEGYEFDNLQPQQQVMVGQRLGHWAGSV; translated from the coding sequence ATGAAACCAAGCGTCCTGTTGCAGTACATCCTCCCGCATCGCTTCCTTTCCCGGATCGTCTACCAGGCGACACGCTGGGAATGGGCGCCATGGAAGAACTTCCTGATCGAGACGATCGTGCGGAACTACAACGTGGACATGAGTCAGGCTGCCCAGCCGGATCCGCTGGCCTACCCGCACTTCAATGCGTTCTTCACCCGTAAGCTGAAGCCGGGCGCCCGCACGGCCGATCCCGACCGCCAGGCCATCCTGTGCCCGGCCGATGGCCGGATCAGCCAGCTGGGCCGCATTCGCGATGGGCGCATCTTCCAGGCCAAGGGCCAGGAATACACCGCGGCCGAACTGCTTGGCGACGAAGCCGCTGCCGCACCGTTCCGCAACGGCAGCTTTGCCACCATCTACCTCTCACCCCGCGACTACCATCGCGTGCACATGCCGCTGGAAGGTGAACTGACCGGAACGACGCATGTACCGGGCCGCATCTTCAGCGTGGCACCGTTCGCGGTCGAAGCCATTCCGCGCCTGTTTGCCCGCAACGAGCGTCTGGTGTGCAGCTTCCAGGGAGAGCACGGCCCGTTTGTATCGGTGATGGTCGGCGCCATCCTCGTATCCAGCGTGGCAACGGTGTGGGATGGCCTGGCGATCCCGCCATATGCCTCGGACATAATCCGCACCGACTGCCGAACCCGCGGCGTGAAGCTGGAACGCTTTGCCGAAATGGCCCGTTTCAACATGGGCTCTACCGTAATTTTACTGCTCCCCGAAGGTTACGAGTTCGACAATCTTCAGCCACAACAACAGGTTATGGTTGGGCAAAGGCTCGGCCACTGGGCGGGTAGCGTCTAA